The Bacillus vallismortis genome window below encodes:
- a CDS encoding DUF86 domain-containing protein produces MYFVDRNKIEQTLGFFEHQLALFNSQRDWQSEIERLALDRIGHLLIECILDTGNDMIDGFIMRDPGSYNDIMDILVDEKVVTEKEGTELKKLIAYRKTLVQQYLLADSAELYRLITAHQTALQDFPKRIRSYLETELGPVSAFK; encoded by the coding sequence ATGTATTTTGTTGACAGAAACAAGATCGAGCAAACACTCGGGTTCTTTGAGCACCAGCTGGCGCTTTTTAACTCACAAAGAGATTGGCAGTCTGAAATCGAGAGACTGGCGCTTGATCGTATAGGCCATCTCTTAATCGAGTGCATTCTGGATACAGGCAATGACATGATTGACGGTTTTATTATGCGGGACCCGGGCAGCTATAATGACATTATGGACATACTTGTTGATGAAAAAGTTGTCACGGAAAAAGAGGGAACTGAGCTCAAGAAATTGATCGCCTACCGCAAAACATTGGTTCAGCAGTACCTGCTCGCTGACAGCGCCGAGCTTTACAGGCTGATCACGGCGCATCAGACAGCTCTTCAAGACTTCCCGAAACGGATCAGAAGCTACTTGGAAACAGAGCTTGGCCCTGTTTCCGCGTTTAAATAA
- a CDS encoding phosphatidylglycerophosphatase A: MSENEQISQMEAKARARMKERGVEVSDIAELVFFLQKKYHPDLHIDECTLNVNRVLAKREVQNAILTGIELDVLAEQKKLSEPVQTMLETDESLYGVDEVLAFSIVNIYGSIGFTNYGYIDKEKPGILKHLNDKSTGECHTFLDDIVGAISAAASSRLAHRARHTE; the protein is encoded by the coding sequence ATGTCAGAAAACGAACAAATCAGCCAGATGGAAGCAAAAGCAAGAGCACGGATGAAGGAGCGCGGCGTTGAGGTGTCAGACATTGCCGAGCTAGTCTTTTTCCTGCAAAAAAAATATCATCCGGATTTACACATTGATGAATGCACGTTGAACGTCAATCGCGTTCTCGCAAAACGCGAGGTGCAAAACGCAATTTTAACGGGCATTGAATTGGATGTTCTTGCTGAGCAGAAAAAACTGTCTGAACCAGTGCAAACGATGCTGGAAACAGATGAAAGTTTATATGGAGTGGATGAGGTTCTGGCATTTTCCATCGTGAATATTTACGGATCAATCGGGTTTACGAACTACGGTTACATCGATAAAGAAAAACCCGGAATCCTTAAACATTTGAATGATAAATCAACCGGCGAATGCCATACCTTTCTAGATGACATCGTCGGAGCGATTTCCGCGGCGGCCTCAAGCAGGCTCGCACACCGCGCGCGGCACACAGAATAA
- a CDS encoding YunC family protein: MVNLTPIMIEGQPFTAVTVKLPKTNFMAVTNDHGYIMCGALDVALLNEKLKERGIVAGRAVGVRTIDQLLDAPLESVTYAAEDLGIHAGMSGREALLKMVK, from the coding sequence GTGGTAAATCTGACACCAATCATGATAGAAGGACAGCCTTTTACAGCTGTGACAGTGAAGCTTCCAAAAACAAATTTTATGGCGGTCACTAATGACCATGGATACATTATGTGCGGGGCGCTTGATGTGGCGCTGCTGAATGAAAAATTAAAGGAGCGGGGCATTGTGGCGGGGCGCGCAGTTGGGGTACGCACCATTGACCAGCTGTTAGACGCACCTTTAGAATCCGTCACGTACGCCGCGGAAGATCTCGGCATCCATGCCGGCATGAGCGGCAGAGAAGCGCTTTTAAAAATGGTGAAATAA
- a CDS encoding homoserine dehydrogenase yields the protein MKAIRVGLLGLGTVGSGVVKIIQDHQDKLMHQVGCPVTIKKVLVKDLEKKREVDLPKEVLTTEVYDVIDDPDVDVVIEVIGGVEQTKQYLVDALRSKKHVVTANKDLMAVYGSELLAEAKENGCDIYFEASVAGGIPILRTLEEGLSSDRITKMMGIVNGTTNFILTKMIKEKSPYEEVLKEAQDLGFAEADPTSDVEGLDAARKMAILARLGFSMNVDLDDVKVKGISQITDEDISFSKRLGYTMKLIGIAQRDGSKIEVSVQPTLLPDHHPLSAVHNEFNAVYVYGEAVGETMFYGPGAGSMPTATSVVSDLVAVMKNMRLGVTGNSFVGPQYEKNMKSPSDIYAQQFLRIHVKDQVGSFSKITSVFSERGVSFEKILQLPIKGHDELAEIVIVTHHTSEADFSDILQNLNDLEVVQEVKSTYRVEGNGWS from the coding sequence TTGAAAGCGATTCGTGTAGGGCTTTTAGGTTTAGGTACCGTCGGAAGCGGTGTCGTTAAAATTATTCAAGACCATCAGGATAAGCTGATGCATCAAGTCGGCTGTCCGGTTACGATAAAAAAAGTGCTTGTAAAAGATCTAGAGAAAAAGAGAGAAGTAGACTTGCCGAAGGAAGTGCTCACGACAGAAGTGTATGATGTCATCGATGATCCAGATGTTGATGTCGTTATCGAGGTAATTGGCGGAGTGGAGCAGACAAAACAATATTTGGTCGATGCGCTCAGATCCAAAAAGCATGTTGTCACAGCAAACAAGGATTTAATGGCTGTGTACGGTTCCGAGCTGCTTGCGGAAGCGAAGGAAAATGGCTGTGACATCTACTTTGAAGCCAGTGTTGCCGGCGGGATTCCGATTCTGCGCACGTTAGAGGAAGGCCTCTCATCAGACCGGATTACAAAAATGATGGGGATCGTGAACGGAACAACGAACTTTATCTTAACAAAAATGATCAAAGAAAAAAGCCCTTACGAGGAAGTGCTCAAGGAAGCGCAGGATCTCGGTTTTGCCGAAGCTGATCCGACTTCAGACGTGGAAGGGCTTGACGCCGCAAGAAAAATGGCGATATTGGCGCGCCTCGGCTTCTCGATGAACGTGGATCTCGACGACGTCAAAGTAAAGGGAATCTCCCAAATTACAGACGAGGACATCAGCTTCAGCAAACGCCTCGGCTATACGATGAAGCTGATCGGGATTGCGCAGCGTGACGGCAGCAAAATTGAAGTCAGCGTACAGCCGACACTGCTTCCTGACCACCATCCGCTTTCTGCTGTGCATAATGAGTTTAACGCCGTTTACGTATACGGCGAGGCTGTCGGTGAGACGATGTTCTACGGACCGGGAGCCGGAAGCATGCCGACTGCGACATCCGTTGTTTCTGATCTTGTCGCCGTCATGAAAAATATGCGCCTCGGCGTAACCGGCAACAGCTTTGTTGGGCCGCAATACGAGAAAAACATGAAGTCTCCGTCAGACATTTACGCGCAGCAATTTTTAAGAATTCATGTTAAAGATCAGGTCGGTTCATTCTCGAAAATTACGTCTGTCTTCTCAGAACGGGGCGTGAGCTTTGAAAAGATCCTTCAGCTGCCGATTAAAGGCCATGATGAGTTAGCAGAAATCGTGATTGTCACGCACCATACATCAGAAGCTGATTTCAGTGATATCCTGCAAAACCTAAATGATTTGGAAGTCGTTCAAGAAGTCAAAAGCACATATCGTGTAGAAGGGAACGGTTGGAGTTAA
- the lipA gene encoding lipoyl synthase — MAKKDEHLRKPEWLKIKLNTNENYTGLKKLMRENNLHTVCEEAKCPNIHECWAVRRTATFMILGSVCTRACRFCAVKTGLPTELDLQEPERVADSVALMNLKHAVITAVARDDQKDGGAGIFAETVRAIRRKSPFTTIEVLPSDMGGNYDNLKTLMDTRPDILNHNIETVRRLTPRIRARATYDRSLEFLRRAKEMQPDIPTKSSIMIGLGETKEEIIEVMDDLLANNVDIMAIGQYLQPTKKHLKVQKYYHPDEFAELKEIAMQKGFSHCEAGPLVRSSYHADEQVNEASKKRQAQA; from the coding sequence TTGGCAAAGAAAGACGAACACCTCAGAAAGCCCGAATGGCTCAAAATCAAATTAAATACAAATGAAAACTATACAGGGCTCAAAAAACTCATGCGGGAAAACAACCTGCATACCGTATGCGAAGAAGCTAAATGTCCGAATATTCATGAATGCTGGGCGGTCAGACGTACAGCGACATTTATGATTTTAGGTTCTGTTTGCACAAGAGCATGCCGTTTTTGTGCTGTCAAAACGGGCCTTCCAACTGAGCTTGATCTGCAAGAGCCGGAACGCGTAGCGGATTCTGTCGCCCTTATGAATCTGAAACACGCGGTCATTACGGCTGTTGCGCGTGACGACCAGAAAGACGGCGGAGCTGGCATTTTCGCGGAAACGGTCCGTGCGATCCGCAGAAAAAGCCCGTTCACGACAATTGAGGTGCTCCCGTCTGATATGGGCGGAAACTACGATAACCTGAAAACCTTGATGGATACACGCCCAGACATCCTGAATCACAATATCGAAACGGTTCGCCGCCTGACGCCAAGAATCCGCGCGCGCGCGACGTACGACCGTTCACTGGAATTTTTGCGCCGTGCGAAAGAAATGCAGCCTGATATTCCGACAAAATCAAGCATCATGATCGGACTCGGTGAAACGAAAGAGGAAATTATTGAAGTTATGGACGACCTCTTGGCAAACAACGTGGATATTATGGCAATCGGCCAATATCTGCAGCCGACGAAGAAACACTTGAAAGTCCAAAAATACTATCACCCTGACGAATTTGCAGAATTAAAGGAAATCGCGATGCAAAAAGGCTTCAGCCACTGTGAAGCCGGTCCGCTTGTCCGTTCATCTTACCATGCCGATGAACAGGTGAACGAAGCATCTAAAAAGCGCCAAGCACAAGCATAA
- the thrB gene encoding homoserine kinase has protein sequence MNEAGMLFTVTVPGSTANLGPGFDSVGMALSRYLKLTVFGSDKWSFEAETETVAGIPAGTDNLIYQVAKRTADLYGKEMPPVHVKVWSDIPLARGLGSSAAAIVAAIELADELCGLKLSEADKLHLASLEEGHPDNAGASLVGGLVIGLHEDDETQMIRVPDADIDIVVVIPFYEVLTRDARDVLPKEFPYADAVKASAVSNLLVAAIMSKDWPLVGKIMKKDMFHQPYRAMLVPELSKVEHVAEMKGAYGTALSGAGPTILVMTEKGKGAKLKEQLTLHFPHCEVDALTVPKEGSIIERNPLYQVKSV, from the coding sequence ATGAACGAAGCCGGCATGCTGTTCACGGTCACTGTTCCCGGAAGCACGGCTAACCTAGGCCCGGGTTTTGATTCAGTCGGAATGGCGCTCAGCAGGTATTTGAAGCTGACCGTCTTTGGAAGCGACAAATGGTCTTTTGAAGCTGAAACAGAAACAGTCGCCGGAATTCCGGCGGGTACAGATAATCTGATCTATCAAGTGGCAAAACGGACAGCAGATTTGTACGGAAAAGAAATGCCGCCTGTCCATGTGAAGGTATGGAGCGATATCCCGCTCGCTCGCGGCCTTGGCAGCAGCGCCGCGGCGATTGTAGCGGCCATTGAACTGGCTGATGAATTATGCGGCTTAAAGCTGTCTGAAGCGGACAAGCTGCATTTAGCCAGCCTTGAAGAAGGACACCCGGATAATGCGGGCGCTTCTCTCGTTGGCGGGCTTGTCATCGGCCTGCATGAAGATGACGAGACACAAATGATCCGTGTCCCGGATGCTGACATTGACATTGTCGTTGTTATTCCTTTTTACGAGGTGCTGACAAGGGACGCAAGAGACGTGCTTCCGAAAGAGTTTCCGTATGCGGACGCTGTAAAAGCAAGTGCCGTCAGCAATTTGCTCGTTGCTGCGATCATGTCCAAGGATTGGCCGCTTGTCGGGAAAATCATGAAGAAGGATATGTTCCATCAGCCGTACAGGGCGATGCTTGTCCCCGAATTGTCAAAAGTAGAACACGTCGCCGAGATGAAGGGCGCATATGGAACGGCTCTCAGCGGAGCAGGCCCGACGATTCTCGTGATGACTGAAAAAGGAAAGGGAGCAAAGCTGAAAGAGCAGCTCACGCTTCATTTCCCTCATTGCGAAGTAGACGCTTTGACCGTTCCAAAAGAGGGAAGTATAATAGAGCGAAATCCTTTATATCAAGTAAAAAGTGTATAG
- the thrC gene encoding threonine synthase, translating to MWKGLIHQYKEFLPVTDQTPALTLHEGNTPLIYLPKLSEQLGIELHVKTEGINPTGSFKDRGMVMAVAKAKEEGNDTIMCASTGNTSAAAAAYAARANMKCIVIIPNGKIAFGKLAQAVMYGAEIIAIDGNFDDALKIVRSICEKSPIALVNSVNPYRIEGQKTAAFEVCEQLGEAPDVLAIPVGNAGNITAYWKGFKEYHEKNGTGLPKMRGFEAEGAAAIVRNEVIENPETIATAIRIGNPASWDKAVKAAEESNGKIDEVTDDEILHAYQLIAREEGVFAEPGSCASIAGVLKQVKSGDIPKGSKVVAVLTGNGLKDPNTAVDISEIKPVTLPTDEDSILEYLKGAARV from the coding sequence ATGTGGAAAGGACTAATCCATCAATATAAAGAATTTTTACCTGTAACAGATCAAACACCGGCGCTTACTTTACATGAAGGAAACACACCTCTTATTTACCTGCCGAAGCTGTCTGAACAGCTGGGAATTGAACTTCATGTCAAAACGGAAGGCATCAATCCTACAGGGTCATTTAAAGACCGCGGAATGGTCATGGCTGTGGCGAAAGCAAAAGAAGAAGGCAACGACACGATTATGTGCGCGTCTACAGGAAACACTTCCGCTGCTGCGGCTGCATATGCAGCCCGCGCTAACATGAAATGCATCGTGATCATCCCGAACGGCAAAATCGCGTTTGGAAAACTGGCTCAAGCTGTCATGTACGGAGCTGAAATTATCGCTATTGACGGAAACTTTGACGATGCGCTTAAAATTGTCCGCTCCATCTGTGAGAAATCACCGATTGCCCTTGTCAACTCAGTTAATCCTTACCGTATTGAAGGCCAAAAAACAGCTGCCTTCGAAGTGTGCGAACAGCTGGGAGAAGCGCCGGATGTTTTGGCCATCCCGGTCGGAAACGCAGGAAACATTACGGCATACTGGAAGGGATTCAAGGAATATCATGAGAAAAACGGCACTGGCCTTCCGAAAATGCGCGGATTTGAAGCGGAAGGCGCGGCGGCAATTGTGCGCAATGAAGTAATTGAAAATCCGGAAACAATAGCGACAGCCATTCGTATCGGAAACCCTGCAAGCTGGGACAAAGCTGTAAAGGCAGCTGAGGAATCCAACGGGAAAATTGACGAAGTCACTGATGATGAAATCCTTCACGCGTATCAGCTGATCGCCCGTGAAGAAGGTGTGTTTGCAGAACCGGGTTCTTGCGCGTCTATCGCAGGAGTGTTGAAACAGGTGAAGTCCGGAGACATTCCGAAAGGCAGCAAGGTCGTCGCTGTTTTAACAGGAAACGGACTGAAAGATCCGAACACAGCGGTCGACATTTCAGAAATCAAGCCGGTCACATTGCCGACTGATGAAGACAGCATTCTTGAATATTTAAAAGGAGCGGCCCGTGTATGA
- a CDS encoding YhcN/YlaJ family sporulation lipoprotein codes for MKRTAVSLCLLTGLLSGCGGAGFDNAEQNAQNQTQNQTRPIHVSDRNEAFNRHDKNEQFGYVRYQKEQFDGEQQQAPVMNRKETAHMISSLTVQLPHIQEAATLVTDQEALVVYKTDSKNRELTADQVKKTAASVIPRYYHVYISDNPNHMQSIENDSHIGSGSRNIRENMSRTIEEMKTSPQGSPVSENENANGETRQDMKINRNDKNAR; via the coding sequence ATGAAACGAACTGCTGTCAGTCTCTGCCTGTTGACTGGGCTTTTATCCGGGTGCGGAGGCGCAGGATTTGATAATGCCGAGCAAAACGCCCAAAATCAGACGCAGAATCAAACCAGACCCATTCATGTGTCTGACCGCAACGAGGCTTTTAACCGGCATGATAAGAACGAACAATTTGGCTATGTCCGCTATCAAAAAGAACAATTCGACGGCGAACAGCAGCAAGCACCGGTGATGAACCGGAAAGAAACCGCTCACATGATATCAAGTTTAACGGTTCAGCTCCCCCATATTCAAGAGGCTGCAACGCTGGTGACCGATCAAGAAGCGCTTGTCGTATACAAAACCGATTCCAAAAACCGCGAGCTGACGGCCGATCAGGTGAAAAAAACAGCCGCTTCAGTGATTCCGCGATACTATCATGTGTATATTTCCGATAACCCAAACCATATGCAGTCCATCGAAAATGACAGCCATATCGGCTCCGGTTCCAGAAATATCAGAGAGAACATGTCGAGGACGATTGAAGAAATGAAAACCTCTCCGCAAGGAAGCCCTGTCTCAGAGAATGAAAATGCCAACGGAGAAACCCGCCAGGACATGAAAATCAATAGGAATGACAAAAACGCCAGATGA
- the cotNH gene encoding spore coat-associated protein CotNH, which translates to MVKGTIKEKYGIHIRQLSMYQHTYQCFQTPNSFFLIVPVSQFSDTELAELYYMSQYLQEQSDPYVPIFIFTKQGELTFEHEGKTYALLKAAPPYSNRAFSIGAELAEFHRKGRGYPYEVKAAGRIGQWKDLWGKRIDQLEVFWQRKVQTPPHEPFDKKMIESFPYYLGLSENAIQYLVDTELDDKPQAADSGTICHQRMERHTWSSESLIRIPADWVFDHASRDLAEYMRHTFLHHRQDFNQQGFLFLQEYEKITPLSSFSKRLLYSRLLFPLHYFEIVESYYMSSESEKHYYEEQLDFILNDCGRYEQFLNTAQEFMNMRAQKPFVPRVSWLGKGSRG; encoded by the coding sequence ATGGTGAAAGGCACAATAAAAGAAAAATATGGTATTCATATCAGACAGCTTTCCATGTATCAACACACATATCAATGCTTTCAGACACCGAATTCATTCTTTCTGATTGTCCCCGTTTCCCAATTCTCAGATACAGAGTTGGCGGAGCTTTATTACATGAGTCAGTATTTACAAGAACAAAGTGACCCATACGTTCCGATTTTTATCTTTACAAAACAAGGTGAGCTGACATTTGAACATGAGGGAAAAACGTACGCTCTGCTAAAAGCGGCACCACCTTATTCAAACCGGGCGTTCTCCATTGGGGCGGAACTGGCTGAATTTCACCGAAAAGGCAGAGGGTACCCGTATGAAGTGAAAGCAGCCGGAAGAATCGGCCAGTGGAAAGATTTGTGGGGAAAACGCATTGATCAGCTGGAAGTGTTTTGGCAGCGAAAGGTTCAAACTCCTCCGCACGAGCCATTCGACAAAAAAATGATCGAATCATTTCCATATTATTTAGGACTGTCAGAAAACGCGATACAATATTTAGTGGACACTGAGCTGGATGACAAACCCCAAGCCGCTGATTCTGGAACGATATGCCATCAGCGGATGGAAAGACATACGTGGTCATCCGAATCTTTGATCAGGATTCCTGCGGATTGGGTATTTGACCACGCTTCACGCGATTTGGCTGAGTATATGAGGCATACGTTTTTGCATCACAGACAAGATTTTAATCAGCAGGGCTTTCTCTTTTTACAGGAATACGAGAAAATCACACCGCTGTCTTCGTTTTCAAAACGTCTCCTGTACAGCCGTCTGCTCTTTCCGCTTCATTATTTTGAAATCGTGGAGAGCTACTACATGTCATCAGAATCAGAAAAGCATTATTATGAAGAGCAGCTTGACTTCATTCTGAATGATTGCGGACGCTATGAACAATTTCTTAATACAGCACAGGAATTCATGAATATGCGGGCGCAGAAGCCATTTGTTCCCCGCGTAAGCTGGCTCGGCAAAGGAAGCCGCGGATGA
- the lytH gene encoding L-Ala--D-Glu endopeptidase: MKVLLSALLLLLFAFEPSAFAKKLSDSVLSKRMELYHKVEAVTQIPWYALAAVDQYEENVRSNRKDLPDKAGIISIYIPDEIWSGPENPNPKDDAPLSIKVFDGIGMDGDGDGKAEVSNDDDILYTFSQYLLSYGTDENNIRIGLWNYYRRDQTVGIISEFMKLFKTYGHIDLDEHAFPLPIRTDYSYRSTWGDARGFGGRRIHEGTDIFARYGLPVRSTCYGVVEMKGWNRFGGWRIGIRDINNTYHYFAHLNGFAKGIKAGQIVEPGQVIGSVGSSGYGPPGTAGKFPPHLHYGMYKDNGKTEWSFDPYPHLRAWERYEYKKKK; encoded by the coding sequence GTGAAAGTTTTGTTATCCGCTCTTCTTCTCCTTTTGTTTGCGTTTGAGCCTTCTGCGTTTGCAAAAAAGCTTTCTGATTCAGTGCTGTCGAAACGGATGGAATTATATCATAAAGTCGAGGCTGTGACGCAAATTCCTTGGTATGCGCTCGCCGCAGTAGATCAATACGAGGAAAATGTGCGAAGCAACCGAAAAGACCTGCCTGACAAAGCGGGAATTATCAGCATCTATATACCCGATGAAATCTGGAGCGGACCTGAAAACCCGAATCCGAAAGACGATGCGCCGTTGAGCATTAAAGTGTTTGACGGAATCGGTATGGATGGTGACGGTGACGGGAAAGCCGAGGTCAGCAATGATGACGATATTTTGTATACATTCAGCCAATACTTGCTGTCGTATGGCACAGATGAAAACAACATCCGCATCGGGCTTTGGAATTATTACCGGCGTGACCAGACGGTGGGGATCATCTCTGAATTCATGAAGCTGTTTAAAACTTACGGGCATATTGATCTGGACGAGCATGCGTTTCCGCTTCCGATCAGAACCGATTACAGCTATCGAAGCACGTGGGGAGATGCACGCGGCTTCGGAGGGAGACGGATTCATGAAGGCACGGATATTTTTGCCCGTTACGGCCTTCCGGTCAGATCCACCTGTTACGGCGTAGTTGAAATGAAAGGCTGGAACCGCTTTGGCGGATGGAGAATCGGCATCAGAGACATTAACAATACGTATCATTATTTTGCCCATCTTAATGGCTTTGCCAAAGGGATAAAAGCAGGGCAAATCGTTGAGCCCGGCCAAGTGATCGGGTCAGTCGGCAGCTCAGGATACGGCCCGCCGGGAACCGCCGGGAAGTTCCCGCCGCACCTTCACTACGGCATGTATAAAGATAACGGAAAAACCGAATGGTCGTTTGATCCATACCCGCATTTGAGAGCGTGGGAGCGTTATGAGTACAAAAAAAAGAAATAA
- the yunB gene encoding sporulation protein YunB, whose product MPRYRGPFRKRGPLPFRYVLLLSVAFFILSTTVSLWMINGSIKPVLMSIGEMETKRIATEVIQDSIEDYMSDSENMKDMFQMNSDENGKLTTIDFNTQVINSVKTKVTKQLQAHLKEMETHTGHSGASENIMINIPLGQVTGNSLLGNLGPKIPVRFNLIGDAFTDVKTKIKPYGINNALIDISIFVEIKVKVIIPFASKTAVITNNVPVSIKAVQGEVPQFYNGSGGSGVTPSVQLPSSEEEDGADSKSEKGSQ is encoded by the coding sequence TTGCCAAGATATCGCGGCCCTTTTCGCAAGAGAGGACCTTTGCCTTTCCGGTACGTGCTGCTCTTGTCGGTTGCCTTTTTTATCCTTTCGACAACAGTCAGCCTCTGGATGATCAATGGCTCGATTAAACCTGTTTTAATGAGCATCGGCGAGATGGAAACGAAGCGTATAGCGACAGAGGTGATTCAGGATTCAATTGAGGATTATATGTCTGACAGTGAAAATATGAAAGATATGTTTCAAATGAATTCTGATGAAAACGGAAAATTAACGACAATCGATTTTAATACACAGGTTATAAACAGTGTGAAAACAAAAGTGACAAAGCAGCTTCAGGCTCATTTGAAAGAGATGGAAACCCACACCGGGCACAGCGGGGCCAGTGAGAATATAATGATCAACATTCCGCTGGGACAGGTAACAGGCAACAGTCTCCTCGGAAACCTGGGGCCAAAAATACCGGTCCGGTTCAATTTAATCGGTGACGCTTTTACAGATGTCAAAACCAAAATCAAGCCGTATGGCATTAATAATGCACTTATTGATATCAGCATCTTTGTCGAAATTAAAGTGAAGGTTATCATTCCGTTTGCAAGCAAAACCGCTGTCATCACAAATAACGTTCCTGTATCGATTAAAGCAGTACAGGGCGAAGTGCCGCAGTTTTATAACGGAAGCGGCGGCTCAGGTGTCACCCCTTCTGTCCAGCTTCCAAGCAGCGAAGAAGAGGACGGTGCCGATTCGAAAAGTGAAAAAGGCAGTCAATAA
- the nucF gene encoding 5' nucleotidase NucF: MKTYKGYLIDLDGTMYNGTEKIEEACEFVRTLKARGVPYLFVTNNSSRTPKQVADKLVSFDIPATEEQVFTTSMATAQHIAQQKKDASVYVIGEEGIRQAIEENGLTFGGENADFVVVGIDRSITYEKFAVGCLAIRNGARFISTNGDIAIPTERGLLPGNGSLTSVLTVSTGVQPVFIGKPESIIMEQAMRVLGTDVSETLMVGDNYATDIMAGINAGMDTLLVHTGVTKREHMTDDLEKPAYAIDSLTEWIPYI, from the coding sequence ATGAAAACATATAAAGGGTATTTAATTGATTTAGACGGAACAATGTACAATGGCACGGAAAAAATCGAGGAAGCGTGTGAATTTGTCAGAACGCTGAAAGCGCGCGGCGTTCCTTATCTTTTCGTGACAAACAACTCTTCGCGCACACCGAAGCAGGTGGCGGACAAGCTCGTGTCTTTTGATATTCCTGCAACGGAAGAGCAGGTCTTCACGACCAGCATGGCGACTGCCCAGCATATCGCCCAGCAGAAAAAAGACGCGTCTGTGTATGTGATCGGGGAAGAAGGAATCCGTCAGGCGATTGAAGAAAACGGCCTGACGTTTGGCGGGGAAAACGCGGATTTTGTCGTTGTTGGTATTGACCGTTCCATTACATACGAAAAATTTGCTGTCGGCTGCCTGGCCATCAGAAATGGCGCCCGCTTTATTTCCACAAACGGAGATATTGCGATCCCCACCGAAAGAGGCCTCCTGCCTGGAAACGGTTCGCTGACATCTGTATTAACCGTATCCACAGGCGTACAGCCGGTATTTATCGGCAAGCCGGAATCCATCATTATGGAGCAGGCGATGCGCGTTCTCGGAACGGATGTGTCCGAAACACTCATGGTCGGCGACAACTACGCGACGGACATTATGGCCGGCATTAACGCCGGTATGGATACGCTGCTTGTGCACACAGGCGTAACAAAAAGAGAGCATATGACAGACGATTTGGAAAAACCGGCTTACGCCATTGACTCACTGACTGAATGGATTCCATACATTTAA
- a CDS encoding YutD family protein: MILIQNAEFELVHNFKEGFNEEAFKARYSDILNKYDYIVGDWGYGQLRLKGFFDDQNQKATFETKISTLDEYIYEYCNFGCAYFVLKRIRK; this comes from the coding sequence ATGATTCTTATTCAAAATGCCGAATTTGAATTGGTGCACAATTTCAAAGAAGGCTTCAACGAAGAGGCTTTTAAAGCCCGCTACTCCGATATTTTAAATAAATACGATTATATTGTGGGAGACTGGGGGTACGGTCAGCTCAGGCTCAAGGGCTTCTTTGACGACCAGAATCAAAAGGCAACCTTCGAAACGAAAATCAGCACACTAGATGAATACATTTACGAATACTGCAATTTCGGCTGTGCGTATTTTGTCTTGAAACGGATCAGAAAATAA